Proteins co-encoded in one Nitratireductor kimnyeongensis genomic window:
- a CDS encoding DUF4852 domain-containing protein, with the protein MMAANSTVNEAMGTSQPMYWGQITMEQLNYTNPRRKACMLLAGLVLAASIVPARADVWTFETPSENIQCTVGQGAGVQSDITCTIIERSGSFALPPPSGCTSDWGHTFTMREHGPVEVLCTPTSTSRDGHSKADYGVTGEFGGFTCESSKQGLKCTNRDGNGFFLSRKIQSVLYGAGGQGSSNGFAAASSRQDDVSVPDVMNMPYGKARSVLREHRWWPLENFDPGNLVYFTREIFDRGYTEVDTCSPVGDTPCKFYFYNDDDQYLEVATRGENPHVAGTEILDVRAVEARRAASAPGATAYNEPANISVACNDNGAVLSLPDRSKVYLGKQCDAYKPGVGNGGWWLAASAFIVEIDGQATRYAKDLSCDTLSYCDYRAARAQIDKAPSNTAETVAQPQASKDAGWTSTRGQGFHTAGIVNSAGDSLTLTCGVEGAGTRGSSITLQIGDTPIKAGTLVELRFEDAHPGIVPLMLSRDNAVFVGDPSAVVSAQHFETLVETLKAGSSVTVRARSGPEAQFSLRGSSAALGECKGVAASGVPSAAAETAPKSESEIAKENLAERPVTIDANAGLVPSQITPDYKFETLDGYAILPERQTDAHAASLPWLPWSTVNLPIALPQLIEPDLPGRSQDDDDAYAIAVAHSFLSETEKSAIEAKLGLPFPLFAEFDKISPNILRMQGGRGGAAAFHAKRMLHERDKLDEFTRGPALQEIRTALRAKIAASELQLPLPVVRIYRVTLEEYDFENGGFPVKGIQRFNNPSASRLAEIAGASRFNTDIMEYPKFIPMEPQAAKRLIEEIAKSRNDRYRVVNMAVFGELTDIRQLEVDKGPFTIELLHKAERIDFGFGDKMLGDVFYSVVPDKLEDGEVEAVREGGRSTPATLYGPEYLVSAVSDAFPDLLNSQTLVEPLMRSRVTLENMDMAEWGLGNLPANKILRPELAEPRRKPNSDDIRLYRAFLDGRRQAGVSKEIILPVSTGVRQAQDGTKTIEPERPVDLIALALEQNMSQFGNWRNRGPNHPDRLADLLAGTPHAIEPGRIALGGGNVQLTQRGTSPVVLSLKLNKANPNAPLRFESGLNEPASNNRVRSGVMGNVPRDEGELRGHIVLELEEAPIIVEENEGSDAVKAVVLKVAMKRVMFLDQGEERMIAFDDRQDSGSAADDGDLPSVPTPETLPLDAETSDLLILRHLPDTVTDADFKRMLLARWEAEKKKRDISSQLPWGRFFEIGQAKPEGDALDAMLPAFRDWSKARAANLPQSFYLEPRRIQTDVPGIAGFGSTLANPNSLHSALMQCDTAIRMAQIQNNFPEHKLKMLENACEYIRQASELPSDVLYIGRTETLPAAWRGKGTSVRALPYHGTVGARVECATTIPSSRDDYCRAFEEAIRSGIFGETVFALDDVYVFDKAADIRPEIAARKSRVRTYPKLTVQVAGVERSTQARPSPFAKALMKVDDFIAAQELLERHDTLGNFAPELVETNFFDLRAVSMELVERETGKVVANIPLVDMPSGPDASLLEPLERMTVAPPSEPYGKDVIGLRLGMSFDEADRIIRDHMDVGRVFIADRKWSVRAAAGNIDPFSSGVAYESKDGREVIVIHDEPPSAEKVIVGAVRLVDLDKGTVSPAQIFAQAREKYGPADVTDQRSQAWFDVDNADSKCVASYGSHAHLLAWRDENGAATEWKSRTYRGQPAPFEAERNVLEMRSKCPSGVTLTLDANDTERDRLIFRLHDPQTLYKHLIQSEVMIQEGASFGGEAAAEGEKTGIKF; encoded by the coding sequence ATGATGGCAGCGAACTCGACGGTGAATGAAGCGATGGGCACGAGCCAGCCAATGTATTGGGGACAAATTACTATGGAACAGTTGAATTACACCAATCCGCGCCGCAAGGCATGCATGCTTTTGGCCGGCCTCGTCCTGGCGGCTTCGATAGTGCCTGCACGGGCGGATGTATGGACCTTTGAGACCCCTTCGGAAAACATCCAGTGCACGGTTGGACAGGGCGCAGGCGTCCAGTCGGACATCACCTGCACGATCATCGAGCGCTCCGGCTCCTTCGCCTTGCCGCCCCCCAGCGGCTGCACTTCCGATTGGGGCCATACGTTCACGATGCGCGAACATGGTCCGGTCGAGGTCCTGTGCACGCCGACAAGCACGAGCAGGGACGGGCACAGCAAGGCAGATTATGGTGTGACGGGAGAGTTTGGCGGTTTCACCTGCGAGTCCTCCAAACAGGGTCTGAAATGCACCAATCGCGACGGCAACGGGTTCTTCCTTTCCAGAAAGATTCAAAGCGTTCTCTACGGGGCCGGCGGGCAAGGATCGTCGAATGGCTTTGCCGCCGCTTCGTCCAGGCAGGACGATGTTTCGGTGCCCGATGTGATGAACATGCCCTATGGGAAGGCACGGTCCGTTCTTCGGGAACATCGCTGGTGGCCTTTGGAGAATTTCGACCCGGGCAATCTGGTGTACTTTACGCGCGAAATATTCGATCGGGGTTACACCGAGGTCGACACGTGTTCGCCCGTCGGCGACACGCCGTGCAAGTTTTATTTCTACAACGACGATGATCAATATCTGGAGGTTGCGACACGCGGAGAAAACCCGCATGTGGCGGGAACCGAGATTCTGGATGTGCGGGCCGTCGAAGCCAGGAGAGCCGCAAGCGCTCCGGGGGCTACGGCATATAATGAACCTGCGAACATCTCGGTCGCCTGCAATGACAACGGCGCCGTCCTCAGCCTGCCGGATCGTTCGAAGGTTTATCTAGGCAAGCAGTGCGATGCCTATAAGCCAGGTGTCGGAAACGGTGGCTGGTGGTTGGCTGCTTCGGCTTTTATCGTCGAGATTGATGGGCAGGCAACACGATATGCCAAAGATCTTTCCTGCGATACCCTTTCCTATTGCGACTACCGGGCCGCGCGCGCGCAGATCGACAAGGCTCCAAGCAATACCGCCGAAACCGTCGCGCAGCCCCAGGCCAGCAAGGATGCAGGCTGGACGTCCACGCGTGGTCAGGGTTTCCACACGGCCGGCATCGTGAACAGCGCAGGGGACAGTCTGACCCTGACCTGCGGGGTTGAGGGTGCGGGCACACGGGGAAGCTCGATCACGCTACAGATCGGCGACACGCCCATAAAGGCCGGCACCCTGGTGGAGTTGCGTTTCGAGGACGCCCACCCAGGCATCGTCCCGCTTATGCTGAGCCGCGACAATGCAGTCTTCGTCGGCGACCCATCAGCGGTGGTGAGCGCGCAGCATTTCGAGACGCTGGTCGAGACCCTCAAGGCCGGCAGTTCTGTCACTGTCCGCGCTCGCAGCGGACCCGAAGCGCAATTCTCGCTGAGGGGTTCCAGCGCGGCACTTGGCGAGTGCAAGGGGGTTGCGGCTTCCGGAGTGCCCAGCGCGGCTGCTGAAACCGCGCCGAAATCCGAGAGCGAAATCGCAAAGGAAAATCTTGCCGAGCGACCGGTGACGATCGATGCGAACGCAGGTCTGGTTCCCAGCCAAATCACTCCCGACTATAAGTTCGAGACGCTCGACGGGTATGCCATCCTTCCGGAAAGGCAGACTGACGCGCACGCCGCAAGCCTGCCCTGGCTACCATGGTCAACCGTCAATCTGCCGATTGCGCTACCGCAACTGATCGAGCCCGATCTGCCGGGCCGGTCCCAGGACGACGACGATGCCTATGCAATCGCGGTGGCCCACAGTTTCCTGTCCGAGACAGAAAAATCTGCGATCGAAGCCAAATTGGGACTGCCATTCCCCTTGTTTGCCGAGTTCGACAAGATATCCCCCAACATACTTCGTATGCAGGGTGGCCGTGGAGGCGCAGCAGCTTTTCACGCGAAGCGGATGCTCCACGAAAGGGACAAGTTGGATGAGTTCACGCGCGGCCCGGCTTTGCAGGAAATCCGAACGGCACTGCGCGCCAAGATCGCCGCATCCGAACTTCAGCTGCCGCTTCCCGTTGTGCGGATCTATCGAGTGACCCTTGAGGAATACGATTTCGAGAATGGCGGGTTTCCCGTTAAGGGAATTCAGAGGTTCAATAATCCTTCGGCTTCCAGACTCGCCGAAATTGCGGGAGCTTCACGGTTCAATACGGATATCATGGAATATCCGAAGTTCATACCGATGGAGCCTCAGGCCGCCAAACGCCTCATAGAAGAGATCGCCAAATCCCGCAACGATCGCTACCGTGTGGTCAATATGGCCGTGTTCGGCGAACTGACGGACATTCGTCAGCTTGAGGTGGACAAGGGTCCGTTCACCATCGAACTGTTGCACAAGGCGGAACGGATCGATTTCGGCTTTGGCGATAAAATGCTTGGCGACGTCTTCTACAGCGTCGTTCCAGACAAGCTGGAAGACGGGGAAGTCGAGGCGGTCAGGGAAGGTGGGCGAAGCACTCCGGCCACCCTTTACGGCCCGGAATATCTTGTCTCCGCCGTGTCGGATGCATTTCCCGATCTCCTCAATTCGCAGACTCTCGTGGAACCGCTGATGCGGTCACGCGTCACCCTCGAGAATATGGATATGGCCGAATGGGGACTTGGAAACCTGCCGGCCAACAAGATCCTGCGCCCCGAGCTTGCAGAGCCAAGGCGCAAACCCAATAGCGACGACATTCGCCTTTACCGCGCATTTCTCGACGGGCGTCGCCAGGCGGGTGTGAGCAAGGAAATCATACTGCCTGTGAGCACAGGGGTAAGACAGGCGCAGGACGGCACGAAAACCATCGAACCCGAAAGACCGGTCGACCTGATTGCGCTTGCGCTCGAGCAGAACATGTCTCAGTTCGGAAACTGGCGCAATCGCGGCCCAAATCACCCAGATCGCCTTGCCGACCTTCTGGCGGGTACGCCCCATGCCATCGAGCCGGGTCGCATCGCGCTCGGCGGCGGCAATGTGCAGTTAACGCAGCGCGGTACGAGTCCTGTCGTTCTTTCACTGAAGTTGAACAAGGCCAATCCCAACGCCCCGCTGAGGTTTGAGAGTGGATTGAACGAGCCGGCATCAAATAACCGTGTCAGGAGCGGCGTGATGGGCAACGTGCCAAGAGACGAAGGAGAGCTTCGCGGCCATATCGTCCTGGAACTGGAAGAGGCGCCGATTATCGTTGAGGAGAACGAGGGTTCGGACGCGGTCAAGGCGGTTGTTCTGAAGGTCGCAATGAAGCGGGTCATGTTTCTCGATCAGGGCGAGGAACGCATGATCGCATTCGACGACCGGCAGGACAGCGGCAGCGCTGCCGACGATGGCGATTTACCATCGGTTCCGACACCCGAGACCCTGCCGCTCGATGCCGAGACGAGTGATCTCCTGATCCTGCGGCATCTGCCGGACACTGTGACGGATGCCGATTTCAAACGGATGCTTCTTGCGCGCTGGGAGGCGGAGAAAAAGAAACGTGACATCAGTTCGCAACTTCCCTGGGGCCGTTTCTTCGAGATCGGTCAGGCGAAACCGGAGGGAGACGCGCTGGATGCCATGCTCCCGGCCTTCCGCGACTGGTCGAAGGCCCGCGCCGCCAATCTTCCGCAATCGTTTTACCTTGAGCCGCGCAGGATCCAGACCGATGTGCCGGGGATTGCGGGGTTCGGCAGCACACTGGCCAATCCGAACAGCCTGCACAGTGCATTGATGCAGTGCGATACGGCCATTCGCATGGCTCAGATTCAGAACAACTTTCCCGAGCACAAGCTGAAAATGCTCGAGAATGCCTGCGAATATATTCGTCAGGCTTCTGAACTGCCGAGCGATGTTCTTTATATCGGGCGTACCGAGACGTTGCCCGCCGCGTGGCGCGGCAAGGGCACCAGTGTTCGTGCATTGCCATATCATGGCACTGTCGGGGCACGGGTGGAGTGTGCAACAACAATCCCCAGCTCACGCGATGACTATTGTCGCGCATTCGAGGAGGCGATCAGGTCCGGAATCTTCGGCGAAACGGTCTTCGCGCTCGATGATGTCTATGTCTTCGACAAGGCTGCCGATATTCGACCGGAAATTGCCGCTCGGAAGAGCAGGGTGAGGACGTATCCAAAGCTCACCGTACAGGTCGCCGGGGTCGAGCGCAGCACGCAGGCGCGGCCCTCTCCCTTTGCCAAGGCGTTGATGAAGGTGGACGATTTCATAGCGGCGCAGGAATTGCTGGAGCGCCACGATACGCTCGGCAATTTCGCTCCCGAACTGGTGGAAACCAATTTCTTTGATCTCCGCGCAGTGTCGATGGAACTGGTGGAACGCGAAACCGGTAAGGTCGTCGCCAACATCCCGTTGGTGGACATGCCATCGGGTCCCGACGCTTCTCTACTGGAACCCCTGGAGCGCATGACGGTGGCTCCGCCCAGTGAGCCCTATGGCAAGGATGTCATCGGGCTGCGCCTTGGAATGTCCTTCGATGAGGCCGACAGGATCATCCGCGACCACATGGATGTCGGGCGCGTTTTCATCGCCGACCGCAAATGGTCGGTCCGTGCTGCGGCAGGGAACATCGACCCGTTCTCTTCGGGTGTCGCCTATGAATCGAAGGACGGCCGTGAGGTGATCGTCATTCACGATGAACCACCCTCCGCCGAGAAGGTGATTGTTGGCGCGGTTCGTCTGGTCGACCTCGACAAGGGAACGGTCTCTCCCGCCCAGATATTTGCCCAGGCGCGGGAGAAATATGGGCCGGCCGACGTTACCGATCAGCGCAGCCAGGCATGGTTCGACGTGGACAACGCTGATTCCAAATGTGTTGCCTCCTACGGTTCCCATGCGCATTTGCTGGCGTGGCGCGATGAGAATGGCGCGGCGACGGAATGGAAATCCAGAACGTATCGGGGGCAACCGGCACCGTTTGAAGCGGAGCGAAACGTTCTGGAAATGAGATCAAAATGTCCTTCCGGGGTGACGCTGACCCTTGATGCGAATGACACCGAACGGGATCGCCTGATCTTCCGCCTGCATGATCCGCAAACACTCTACAAACACCTGATCCAGAGTGAAGTCATGATCCAGGAGGGCGCCAGCTTCGGCGGTGAAGCCGCCGCCGAAGGCGAAAAGACCGGCATCAAGTTCTGA
- the phnE gene encoding phosphonate ABC transporter, permease protein PhnE — protein MAESRHVVPSRLSGITALHFVILVTLAAVILGSMGQVAPSPGQLAAGAPGMVNLVGRMMPPNLEPDFLWRIAVRILETFQIALVGAAIGIAISLPVGWLAARGVSPLGRGHYVFKMLTSLLRTVPDLVWALLFVATVGLGAVAGTMTIVVDTIGFCGRFFAEAMEDAEKEPQEALAAIGAGRSAILLGAVLPDIAPSLTNSALFALEKAVRSSVVLGLVGAGGIGQELKVAFDLFQYRNASTIILVIFAIVLAMEFITDRLRARIQ, from the coding sequence ATGGCTGAAAGCAGACATGTGGTTCCAAGCCGTCTCTCAGGGATCACGGCCCTCCATTTTGTAATTCTCGTCACACTCGCAGCGGTAATTCTTGGTTCCATGGGGCAGGTTGCGCCCTCGCCCGGACAGCTCGCCGCCGGCGCGCCGGGTATGGTCAATCTTGTGGGCCGCATGATGCCGCCAAACCTGGAACCGGATTTCCTCTGGCGGATTGCCGTGCGCATTCTGGAGACATTTCAGATCGCTCTCGTTGGTGCGGCAATCGGTATTGCCATCAGCCTGCCTGTCGGCTGGCTTGCAGCCCGCGGCGTTTCTCCGCTCGGACGGGGCCACTACGTCTTCAAAATGCTGACCTCGCTGCTGCGCACCGTGCCCGATCTCGTCTGGGCGCTTTTGTTCGTTGCAACGGTCGGGCTTGGCGCCGTCGCCGGAACGATGACAATCGTCGTTGACACGATCGGGTTCTGCGGCAGGTTCTTTGCGGAGGCCATGGAGGATGCGGAGAAGGAGCCTCAGGAGGCGCTGGCGGCGATCGGGGCGGGACGCAGTGCCATTCTTCTTGGCGCCGTGTTGCCCGATATCGCGCCCTCGCTGACCAATTCGGCGCTCTTTGCGCTCGAAAAGGCCGTTCGCTCTTCCGTCGTTCTCGGGCTGGTCGGGGCGGGCGGGATTGGCCAGGAACTCAAGGTCGCGTTCGATCTTTTTCAGTATCGCAACGCCTCGACGATCATTCTGGTGATCTTCGCGATTGTGCTCGCAATGGAATTCATCACCGACCGTCTGCGCGCCCGCATCCAGTAA
- a CDS encoding phosphonate ABC transporter ATP-binding protein, with translation MPEASSQCDGSSVVVDAQRLRKSYDNRLEVLKGVDLKITSGERVALIGANGCGKSTLLRCLIGLHDISDGSLATMGHTLTAGRNPAARRQVRLQTGFVFQKHCLVRRRTVLSNVVHGFFGDAGSWRAHAHGLAPAAWRKRAMEALEEVRLSDRALSRADTLSGGQQQRVAIARALVRRPRLLIADEPAASLDPLSGQNVMELFTRLCTDHGITLLFTSHDMEHALTYASRVVALRNGRILFDKTSDTVSPSDLKDTFDG, from the coding sequence ATGCCAGAGGCTTCGTCTCAGTGCGATGGGAGCTCGGTGGTCGTCGATGCCCAGAGACTGCGCAAGTCCTACGACAACCGCCTCGAGGTTCTCAAGGGCGTGGACCTTAAGATCACCTCGGGCGAACGCGTGGCGCTGATTGGCGCAAATGGCTGCGGCAAATCCACCCTTCTGCGGTGTCTGATCGGGCTCCACGACATTTCAGATGGCTCCCTTGCAACAATGGGTCACACTCTGACGGCCGGACGAAACCCGGCAGCGCGGCGCCAGGTCCGACTTCAAACCGGGTTTGTTTTCCAAAAACACTGCCTTGTCCGTCGAAGAACAGTTCTGTCGAATGTGGTCCATGGCTTTTTTGGCGACGCCGGAAGCTGGCGTGCCCATGCGCATGGACTGGCTCCCGCCGCCTGGCGCAAGCGCGCCATGGAGGCGCTGGAGGAGGTTCGTCTTTCCGACCGTGCACTAAGCCGCGCCGACACGCTCTCTGGCGGGCAACAGCAGCGTGTCGCCATTGCACGTGCTCTGGTGCGCCGTCCACGCCTTCTGATTGCCGACGAGCCGGCTGCAAGCCTTGATCCATTGTCCGGACAAAACGTGATGGAGCTGTTCACCCGGCTTTGCACAGATCACGGTATCACGCTGCTTTTCACCTCACACGACATGGAGCATGCGCTCACCTATGCGAGCCGGGTGGTGGCTCTGCGGAATGGACGCATTCTCTTCGACAAGACCAGCGACACGGTTTCGCCAAGCGATCTGAAAGACACATTCGATGGCTGA
- a CDS encoding PhnD/SsuA/transferrin family substrate-binding protein, which translates to MIRSLATAVALVFAGAVQAEPLKFAVTDIEGLEALQQEFAPFEEALEAASGQDIKLLPVSSRTAAVEALKQGQVDLVLTGPAEYVVIDGLTDAEIVTAWQRPNYYAQIVVMSSGPIKTVEDLKGKTVTFGSVGSTSQHLGPAQVLADFGLAYGSDYKPQIISRNVAAEAMIRGDVQAIGMNEGHLSSIREAFPDKSFTVVARGRDLPNDVLVARKDADPEAIAAIKKAFVEQSDKLMAAVLKGDDNQKYKGGFFLNEVSDSDYDYVRSMYATIGVDSNAFVGE; encoded by the coding sequence ATGATCCGCTCACTTGCCACCGCCGTCGCCCTGGTGTTCGCCGGGGCCGTTCAGGCAGAACCCCTCAAATTCGCGGTAACCGACATCGAGGGTCTGGAAGCACTCCAGCAGGAGTTTGCGCCCTTCGAAGAGGCTCTCGAGGCTGCCTCCGGACAAGACATCAAATTGCTGCCGGTCAGTTCACGAACCGCTGCCGTCGAGGCCTTGAAGCAGGGTCAGGTGGATCTGGTGCTGACCGGGCCGGCCGAATATGTCGTCATTGACGGGCTGACGGATGCCGAGATCGTCACGGCATGGCAGCGCCCGAATTACTATGCCCAGATCGTTGTCATGTCTTCTGGCCCCATCAAGACCGTTGAGGACCTCAAGGGCAAGACGGTCACATTCGGGTCCGTCGGGTCCACATCCCAGCACCTCGGGCCGGCACAGGTCCTGGCGGATTTCGGCCTGGCTTATGGTTCGGACTATAAGCCCCAGATCATCTCCCGCAACGTGGCGGCCGAAGCCATGATACGCGGCGATGTTCAAGCCATCGGGATGAACGAGGGACATCTTTCCTCCATCCGCGAAGCCTTTCCCGACAAGTCCTTCACGGTCGTGGCGCGTGGACGCGACCTTCCCAATGATGTTCTGGTGGCGCGCAAGGATGCCGACCCTGAAGCGATCGCCGCAATCAAGAAGGCGTTTGTGGAGCAGTCCGACAAGCTGATGGCGGCCGTCCTCAAAGGCGACGACAATCAGAAATACAAGGGTGGCTTCTTCCTTAACGAGGTCAGCGACAGCGACTACGACTACGTCCGATCCATGTATGCCACGATCGGCGTCGACAGCAATGCCTTCGTCGGCGAGTGA
- a CDS encoding alpha-D-ribose 1-methylphosphonate 5-triphosphate diphosphatase, giving the protein MTDEWTISGGEVLTEDGFAQERLILGGGLIQAEGGAHTRSYDASGTWVLPGIIDVHGDAFERIIEPRPGVRFPSAVAFAEVGAQLLANGITTAFHGLTVSWEPGLRGIDCARELVSAHRTHAPNLDADTRLNIRWETFAVDHVDEILTWLQSGGGDILSINDHTTANRVLETGAPKLERMATRMGVPSRRVKQLIDDVWARRGEVPGAIDRICKNARNLHVAIFAHDEETPEDRVEARAHGVTVSEFPVTAQAAQAARSDGEHVVMGAPNVLRGGSHNGALCASGAVRAGHCSILASDYYYPAQRHAAFRLADDGILPLEDAWKTVSTHPAEAVGLTDRGRISQGLRADLLVIDQKTRDIRAVFVAGRKVFERG; this is encoded by the coding sequence ATGACAGACGAATGGACGATCTCCGGTGGCGAGGTCCTGACCGAGGACGGGTTTGCACAGGAGCGCCTGATTTTGGGGGGCGGCCTCATCCAAGCGGAAGGAGGAGCGCATACACGATCCTACGATGCATCCGGAACCTGGGTGCTGCCGGGGATCATCGATGTCCATGGCGATGCATTCGAGAGGATCATCGAGCCGCGACCGGGGGTCCGGTTTCCGTCTGCCGTTGCCTTTGCAGAGGTCGGGGCACAGCTTCTGGCCAATGGAATAACAACCGCATTTCACGGCCTCACCGTCTCATGGGAGCCGGGCCTGCGTGGCATCGACTGCGCGCGCGAACTTGTATCCGCACACCGCACCCATGCGCCGAACCTTGATGCTGATACGCGCCTGAACATTCGTTGGGAAACATTCGCTGTCGATCACGTGGACGAGATCCTGACCTGGCTGCAGAGCGGTGGAGGAGATATCCTTTCGATCAATGATCATACGACCGCCAACCGTGTGTTGGAGACGGGGGCTCCAAAGCTCGAGCGGATGGCCACGCGGATGGGCGTTCCTTCCCGGCGGGTCAAACAGCTCATTGACGATGTATGGGCGCGGCGCGGCGAGGTGCCGGGCGCGATCGACCGGATCTGCAAAAATGCGCGCAACCTGCATGTTGCGATCTTTGCACATGACGAGGAAACCCCTGAAGACAGGGTCGAGGCGCGCGCGCATGGCGTGACCGTCTCCGAATTCCCGGTGACCGCGCAGGCCGCCCAGGCGGCTCGCTCAGATGGCGAGCATGTGGTGATGGGGGCGCCCAATGTCTTGCGGGGGGGCAGCCACAACGGCGCGCTTTGCGCGAGCGGAGCAGTGCGCGCGGGCCACTGCTCGATTCTGGCTTCCGATTATTATTATCCGGCCCAGCGTCACGCGGCGTTCCGACTGGCCGATGATGGCATTCTTCCTCTTGAAGATGCCTGGAAAACCGTGTCGACCCATCCGGCCGAAGCGGTGGGGCTGACCGACCGGGGTCGGATATCCCAGGGCCTGCGGGCCGATCTGCTTGTCATCGATCAAAAGACGCGCGACATTCGCGCCGTGTTTGTCGCAGGCAGAAAGGTTTTCGAGCGTGGCTGA
- a CDS encoding GntR family transcriptional regulator — translation MADLLAGDLIKAENPALAALAAKAYAPRSVRPIWLQIYDRLADAIRQDVVPPGSRLPGEVYLADLFGVNRITMRRALALHQNEGLLQARKGVGIFVRPRPRRFLIRNDMQFAESLLVDGGSISSKNLWLGRGKASPEAAQLFGIAPDEQVILLHRLRQLDGAPIYVSRKEFPILRFPDFENRYHESGSVRAVFRSAGIESYRRSETRVMGGFASKEEAEILEISPQTPVQYVTSINRDVSGQVIEFNRGCWPMASVELVFAAAD, via the coding sequence GTGGCTGATTTGTTGGCCGGTGATCTGATCAAGGCAGAAAACCCCGCGCTCGCAGCGCTCGCAGCCAAGGCTTATGCGCCAAGGTCGGTTCGTCCGATCTGGCTGCAGATCTATGATCGGCTTGCAGATGCCATTCGGCAGGATGTGGTGCCCCCCGGCTCGCGTTTGCCCGGAGAGGTGTATCTTGCCGATCTTTTCGGTGTGAACAGGATCACCATGCGGCGCGCGCTGGCACTGCACCAGAACGAGGGGCTACTGCAGGCGCGTAAGGGTGTTGGTATTTTTGTGCGCCCGCGCCCGCGCCGCTTTTTGATCCGCAACGACATGCAGTTTGCCGAATCGCTGCTCGTCGATGGCGGAAGCATATCCTCAAAAAACCTCTGGCTGGGGCGAGGCAAGGCAAGTCCAGAGGCCGCACAACTCTTCGGGATTGCGCCTGATGAGCAGGTGATATTGCTCCATCGCCTGCGGCAGTTGGATGGTGCGCCGATCTATGTTTCGCGCAAGGAATTTCCAATCCTCCGCTTTCCTGACTTTGAAAACCGCTATCATGAAAGCGGTTCGGTTCGTGCGGTTTTCCGCAGCGCGGGGATCGAAAGCTATCGCCGCTCCGAGACCCGTGTCATGGGTGGATTTGCCAGCAAGGAAGAGGCGGAGATTCTTGAAATCTCACCTCAGACTCCGGTGCAATATGTCACCTCGATCAATCGCGATGTCTCAGGACAGGTGATCGAGTTCAATCGCGGGTGTTGGCCCATGGCGAGCGTGGAGCTGGTGTTTGCGGCTGCCGATTGA